The DNA sequence TCGCACCTCTACAAAAACTCGATCCCGAAGGGATCTGCTACGCAGCACGCACCCTCCGCAAAAACCCGATCGCACCTCTACAAAAACCCGATCGCACCCCCCACAAAGCTCGATCACATCCTCCACAAAAACCCGATCGCACCTCTACAAAAACTCGATCGCACCTCCCCCACAAAACCCGATCACACCTCCACAAAACCCGATCGCACCTCCCCCATAAAACTAAATCACTTTCAGATTGTATTCTTAAAGATATTGGTATATTATTAATGAATATGTCGATATAACTCCCTAAAATCTGATGGAAGGCAAGCACAAATACCTACACTATCAAGACCTCAAAGAATATTATGATTGTTTAAAGATAATTGACGATCAAATTAATCAATTATCTTCTGCTAAACAGGATTTGTCTTGGTGTGAAAGTAAGTTACAGGAAGGTGAGAAGTTAGTTAAATCATTTGGTTTTACTAATCAGAACATAATAAACTTTCCAGAAGTCGCTCTTTACTCAAAAAAATTGAAAAAGAAAAAGTTCAGAAGATTCTAAGTGCTATAAAAGAGGATGGACTGTTAATACTTGAAGGTCAGGAAGGTATTGTTGTATCAAATGAGCAAATAAATTCTTATGTGTTGTCTAAACCAATTTTATTAGAAAAATTAAAGCAATTAACAACAGAAAAATTATTGTTACAAATTGGTATTGTTATTTATTCTATTGTTTATGTAATCGTCATTGCAGGGCTATTATATATTGCTGTATATGTATTGTTATTTATATTTGCTCTTTGGGTTTTAGGTGCTATACTATCAGGGGCTTCAAAAAGATGAAAAAATCAAACAAATCTAGCTCCTCCGAATACTTTGACTTTTTTAATTTATTTGGACAACTAAAGAAAAAGAATGAAGAAATAAAAGAAATAAACAAAAAACTTGCTGATGACAAAAATATATTATATCTAGAAAATACAGAAATACCAAGATTATTGAATGTTATTTCTGAGTGTAAAAATCGAATTATCAAATTCTTTTCTGAATTGAATGAATATACAAAGTTAGCACATAAATTTAAACAAGAAAAAGAAGATGAATTAAAACAAATATTTCATGAAAAATCAGCAAATATTAATCAAATAATCAACAGAATTTCTATTTTAGATGATCCTAATGCCTCTATTAATCTATTAACTTTTCATTGGGATGATCCTTTATGGATTCCTTCCGAAAATGATCCCTCCCATTGGCAACCTCAAATCAATAATTTAGTCCCTGATATTGTCCGCATTGGAGAAATTGAACTAAATAACAATTATAACCCCCTCCGATTTCCCGCCCTTGTTCCCATTCGTGACCTTTCCAAGCAATTACAGGGTAGTAAATCTGGACACATTGCCTTTTATTCTCAGGATGCCAACTCTCGTCAAACCGCCCTTTTAGCCATACAATCCCTTGCTTTCAGAATGATTAGTACCTTCCCCGTGCGAAAATTTAAAGGCATCTTTATCGATCCTGTGGGTATGGGGGACACCTTTCCCTTTGGTAATTTACACGACTTTATCACCAGCCAAAGAATCTATACCCGTGCTGATGACATTCGGGAACAATTACGGGGTTTAACCGAACACATTGAGCAAGTAATTCAAAATTATTTAGGCAGTAATTACCCCACCATCGAAGATTATAACCTTGAAGCAGGGGCAATTTCCGAGCCTTATCGTTACTTATTTATCGCTGATTTTCCCACAGGTTTTGATCAACGTGCCTTAGAAGACTTAAAAAGTATTCTCCTCAACGGTCCAAAAACAGGGGTTTATGTCATTCTACACATCGACAAAAATTTAGAAAAGCCCAGAAATTTCGATTACCAAACCTTTAACGATTTCTGCTCTATTATCAATAAATTTACCAATAATTCTCAGTATCAGATTTATTTTCCCAATATTTCTCAGCCTTTCTCTTTGATTTTAGATAAACCTCCAGCTAACGAACTGTTTAACCAAATGGCAGAAGCCATTAATCAGGCAATCAGAAACGTCAAAGTTGATACCGTCGCCTTTTCCAAACTTTATCCAGATGTTAATTGGTATGCTGACAGTCGCAAAGAAATTAGAACCCCCATTGGTTTGATGGGTGCAAAGGATAAACTAGAATTTTGGTTCGGGGAAAATGAAGACGGAGGCATCGTTAGTAATGGTTTATTAGCAGGAAAACCCGGTGCTGGTAAAAGTTTTACTCTCCATGCCATTATTCTTAGTTTAGCTATGCAATATTCTCCCGATGAATTGGAATTATATTTATTAGATTTTAAGCAGGGAGTAGAATTTCAAATTTATGTCGATGCAGAAAAAGGCGAAAATCGTAATTCTAGGGAAGAATTAGACGAAACAAGGGCTTTACCCCATGCGAAAGTTATTTCCATCGAGAGCGATCGAGAATTTGGCTTAAGCGTCTTAGAATATGTTAATCAACAAATAGAAGAACGCAGTAAACTATTTAAGTCCGC is a window from the Cyanobacterium sp. Dongsha4 genome containing:
- a CDS encoding FtsK/SpoIIIE domain-containing protein gives rise to the protein MKKSNKSSSSEYFDFFNLFGQLKKKNEEIKEINKKLADDKNILYLENTEIPRLLNVISECKNRIIKFFSELNEYTKLAHKFKQEKEDELKQIFHEKSANINQIINRISILDDPNASINLLTFHWDDPLWIPSENDPSHWQPQINNLVPDIVRIGEIELNNNYNPLRFPALVPIRDLSKQLQGSKSGHIAFYSQDANSRQTALLAIQSLAFRMISTFPVRKFKGIFIDPVGMGDTFPFGNLHDFITSQRIYTRADDIREQLRGLTEHIEQVIQNYLGSNYPTIEDYNLEAGAISEPYRYLFIADFPTGFDQRALEDLKSILLNGPKTGVYVILHIDKNLEKPRNFDYQTFNDFCSIINKFTNNSQYQIYFPNISQPFSLILDKPPANELFNQMAEAINQAIRNVKVDTVAFSKLYPDVNWYADSRKEIRTPIGLMGAKDKLEFWFGENEDGGIVSNGLLAGKPGAGKSFTLHAIILSLAMQYSPDELELYLLDFKQGVEFQIYVDAEKGENRNSREELDETRALPHAKVISIESDREFGLSVLEYVNQQIEERSKLFKSAGNFEKIYEYRNATGNKLPRILVLIDEFQYMFQESDQIAQRLNVVMENIVRQGRAFGIHLLIASQSPNVSNMNRKIYDFLDLRMALQMPQNTAGYVLDEGNTDAIDLLDRPGKMIYNRNFGNKNYNDIGQVADISAEERHKALINIQNVAKERQYQRPEPLVLFYGSKPTQLKDNRQLVQLMKMNQWLSLRELNKKVIKDPDWIVPESPGVFWLGEPMRIGNHTQGIFRRRPRSNLLLIGNSEETIFGIIGGILISLIHCYQPQKAKFNIIDLSIEDEDNYWTEMTVNFRDMFAEFFPVKIAKKYSDKEQQIIKAEALLKETFEEFERRLKLRDENPELNPDELGESLFFVYAIGGINKASNLRPVMGRREEEPSEDAQKILELISKGSELGIHTILWLEDMKGFAKLSANNRQWLGNFDLRVGLTMSGDNSRLLLGESFAEKLPRLRAYFKDDSLSIDLDKFKPYAVPSKTEMLEYKNNFKKRKSPE